The Mixta hanseatica genome includes a region encoding these proteins:
- the pal gene encoding peptidoglycan-associated lipoprotein Pal, giving the protein MQLNKVLKGLMLALPVIAVAACSSHKNNDNDQTNGMGGADGAYGSGNGMNGGNMSSDEQARLQMQQLQQNNIVYFDLDKYDIRSDFAQMLDAHATFLRNNPSYKVTVEGHADERGTPEYNIALGERRANAVKMYLQGKGVSADQISIVSYGKEKPAVLGHDEAAYSKNRRAVLVY; this is encoded by the coding sequence ATGCAACTGAACAAAGTGCTGAAGGGTTTAATGCTGGCTCTGCCGGTAATCGCTGTAGCTGCATGTAGCTCGCACAAAAACAACGACAACGACCAGACCAACGGTATGGGCGGCGCTGACGGTGCATACGGTAGCGGCAACGGCATGAACGGCGGCAACATGTCTTCTGACGAGCAGGCGCGTCTGCAGATGCAGCAGCTGCAGCAGAACAACATCGTTTACTTCGATCTGGACAAATATGACATCCGTTCTGACTTCGCTCAGATGCTGGATGCGCATGCGACCTTCCTGCGTAACAACCCGTCTTACAAAGTGACCGTTGAAGGTCATGCGGATGAGCGCGGTACGCCGGAATACAACATTGCACTGGGCGAGCGTCGTGCTAACGCAGTGAAAATGTACCTGCAGGGCAAAGGCGTTTCTGCCGATCAGATCTCTATCGTTTCTTACGGTAAAGAGAAGCCGGCGGTTCTGGGTCATGACGAAGCGGCATATTCCAAAAACCGTCGTGCCGTCCTGGTATACTAA
- the cpoB gene encoding cell division protein CpoB — protein sequence MISSFRPHLLSLSLLVGIAAPWAANAQAVISSVGSGSVEDRVTSLERISNAQAQLLQQLQQQLNATQSDIDSLRGQIQENSYQLNQVVERQKQIYQQIDSLSSSGAAAAAGNSASDAGGDSAAAPAPAADAGASAAAPVQSGDANTDYNSAVALVLEKKQYDQAIAAFQTFVKKYPDSTYQPNANYWLGQLNYNKGKKDDAAYYFATVVKKYPKSPKSSEALYKVGVIMQDKGDNAKAKAVYQQVIKQYPNTEAAKQAQKRAASL from the coding sequence ATGATTAGTAGCTTCAGACCTCACTTGTTGAGTCTGTCGTTACTGGTTGGCATAGCGGCCCCCTGGGCCGCTAATGCTCAGGCAGTAATCAGTAGCGTCGGCTCCGGCTCGGTAGAAGACCGTGTCACCTCCCTTGAGCGCATCTCCAATGCACAGGCTCAGCTTCTTCAGCAGCTCCAACAGCAGCTTAACGCGACGCAAAGCGATATTGATTCGCTGCGCGGTCAGATTCAGGAAAACAGCTATCAGCTGAATCAGGTGGTTGAGCGGCAAAAACAGATCTATCAGCAAATCGACAGCCTGAGCAGCAGCGGCGCGGCGGCAGCGGCCGGCAATAGCGCCTCGGATGCTGGCGGTGATAGCGCGGCAGCGCCAGCGCCCGCGGCGGATGCTGGCGCGTCTGCGGCGGCCCCGGTGCAAAGCGGCGATGCTAACACCGATTACAACAGCGCCGTAGCGCTGGTGCTGGAAAAGAAACAGTACGATCAGGCGATCGCCGCGTTTCAGACCTTTGTGAAGAAATACCCGGATTCAACCTATCAGCCGAATGCGAATTACTGGCTGGGGCAGTTGAATTACAACAAGGGCAAAAAGGACGATGCAGCATACTATTTCGCCACCGTGGTGAAGAAGTATCCAAAGTCGCCGAAAAGTTCGGAAGCGCTGTATAAAGTCGGCGTTATCATGCAGGACAAAGGTGATAACGCTAAAGCGAAAGCGGTTTATCAGCAGGTGATTAAACAGTACCCGAACACCGAAGCGGCCAAACAGGCGCAAAAGCGTGCGGCAAGCCTTTAA
- a CDS encoding AlkA N-terminal domain-containing protein: MINGDTAYQALTSKDTRFDGLFYVGVTSTGIYCRPVCPVKAPRRENCRFFASAEAAEKAAFRPCLRCRPELAPGNAPVDSAHRITDLLLQRIDEGMIDEVSSLEEVAAWFHLSLRQLRRIVQQELGVSPLELKQTRRLLLAKQLLTETRLPITEIAFASGFSSLRRFNDVFNQRYRMPPSRLRKEAAAGENELGHLGSSTLLLGYRPPYNWQTMLDFLRLRALKGVEWVDEARYLRTVQLGRYRGWICVTHVPQKNALQVEFSHALTGALPALLRRLRNLFDLNAHPQFIDEHLRQDPLLTVSIDRDPGLRVPGAFDGFEMTVRAVLGQQITVKAATTLGGRFVSAFGEAFPTPFTELNRLTPPPSRVAEASIDEIASLGIVSARARSILALAAACSHGELQLDTCTYPEEMVQKLKQLPGIGDWTAAYIAMRALRWPDAFPAGDIVVRNNLGKISAKQAEARSAVWQPWRSYAVMHIWKNLAPEK; this comes from the coding sequence ATGATTAACGGCGATACCGCTTACCAGGCGCTAACCTCTAAAGACACCCGCTTCGACGGCCTGTTTTATGTCGGCGTCACCTCAACCGGCATCTATTGTCGTCCCGTCTGCCCGGTGAAAGCCCCACGTCGTGAAAACTGCCGTTTTTTTGCCAGCGCCGAAGCGGCAGAAAAAGCTGCGTTTCGCCCCTGCCTGCGCTGTCGTCCCGAACTGGCACCGGGCAATGCGCCTGTCGATAGCGCCCATCGAATAACCGATTTGCTGCTGCAACGCATTGATGAAGGCATGATTGACGAGGTAAGCAGCCTGGAAGAGGTGGCGGCCTGGTTTCATCTAAGCCTGCGTCAGCTACGGCGCATTGTGCAACAGGAGCTGGGCGTCTCTCCGCTTGAGCTGAAACAGACGCGTCGCCTGCTGCTGGCTAAGCAGCTGCTGACGGAAACGCGTCTGCCCATTACTGAAATCGCTTTCGCCAGCGGGTTCAGTAGCCTGCGCCGCTTCAACGATGTCTTTAATCAGCGCTATCGTATGCCGCCCAGCCGCCTGCGTAAAGAAGCGGCCGCCGGTGAAAATGAGCTGGGCCATTTGGGTTCCTCGACGCTGCTGCTGGGCTACCGACCGCCCTATAACTGGCAGACTATGCTCGACTTTCTGCGCCTGCGCGCGCTAAAGGGTGTGGAATGGGTGGATGAAGCCCGCTATCTGAGAACCGTGCAGCTAGGACGCTATCGCGGCTGGATTTGCGTGACGCATGTCCCGCAGAAAAACGCGTTGCAGGTAGAGTTTTCGCACGCGCTGACCGGGGCGCTGCCTGCGCTACTGCGTCGCCTGCGTAATTTATTCGATCTTAATGCGCATCCGCAGTTTATTGATGAGCATTTACGTCAGGATCCTCTGCTAACCGTCAGTATCGATCGCGATCCCGGCTTGCGCGTTCCTGGCGCCTTTGACGGCTTTGAGATGACGGTACGCGCCGTGCTGGGGCAACAGATTACGGTTAAGGCCGCCACCACGTTGGGCGGCCGCTTTGTCAGCGCCTTTGGCGAAGCGTTTCCCACACCTTTTACCGAGCTTAACCGGTTGACGCCGCCACCGTCGCGAGTGGCCGAAGCCAGCATTGACGAGATAGCCAGCCTGGGGATCGTGAGCGCGCGGGCGCGCTCTATTCTGGCGTTGGCTGCCGCCTGTAGCCATGGCGAGCTGCAGCTGGATACATGTACCTACCCTGAAGAGATGGTGCAAAAACTTAAGCAGTTGCCGGGGATCGGCGACTGGACGGCGGCTTATATCGCTATGCGCGCCCTGCGCTGGCCAGATGCTTTCCCCGCAGGCGATATTGTGGTGCGTAATAATCTGGGCAAGATCAGTGCAAAGCAGGCTGAGGCACGTTCGGCCGTCTGGCAGCCGTGGCGCAGTTATGCAGTAATGCATATCTGGAAAAACCTGGCGCCGGAAAAATAG
- a CDS encoding methylated-DNA--[protein]-cysteine S-methyltransferase: MSYYSKKMASPVGELTLFASERGLAAVLWPNELRRIRLAPVTEDPHYPLLLEAERQLNAYFNGELRQFTVPLDFVGTEFQKKVWQALVAIPYGETRSYAEIARAIGHPAAVRAVGAANGRNPVSIIAPCHRVIGSNGKLTGFAGGLEAKAFLLAIEKPDLLSL, encoded by the coding sequence ATGAGCTACTACAGCAAAAAAATGGCGTCGCCGGTGGGAGAGCTAACGCTGTTCGCCAGCGAACGTGGCCTGGCGGCGGTACTGTGGCCCAATGAGCTAAGACGCATCCGGCTGGCTCCGGTAACCGAGGATCCGCATTATCCTTTGCTGCTGGAAGCAGAGCGGCAGCTTAACGCCTATTTTAACGGCGAGCTGCGGCAGTTCACCGTGCCGCTCGATTTTGTCGGCACCGAATTTCAGAAAAAGGTTTGGCAGGCGCTGGTCGCCATCCCGTATGGGGAAACGCGCAGCTACGCTGAGATTGCGCGGGCGATAGGCCATCCTGCGGCGGTCAGGGCGGTAGGCGCCGCCAATGGCAGAAACCCGGTTTCCATTATTGCGCCCTGCCATCGGGTAATTGGTTCTAACGGCAAGTTGACCGGCTTCGCCGGCGGGCTGGAGGCCAAAGCCTTTCTGCTGGCGATTGAAAAGCCCGATCTGCTTAGCCTGTAA
- the nadA gene encoding quinolinate synthase NadA produces MSLLPDFNDFYPFPPKPGRLSVDEKLHYREKIKRLLGERNAVMVAHYYTDPEIQALAEETGGCVADSLEMARFGSAHPASTLLVAGVRFMGETAKILSPEKTILMPTLQAECSLDLGCPIDQFNAFCDRHPDRTVVVYANTSAAVKARADWVVTSSIAVELIEHLDSLGEKILWAPDRHLGRYVQQQTGADVLCWQGACIVHDEFKTQALQQMKALYPQAAVLVHPESPQAIVELADAVGSTSQLIQAAKTLPHPQMIVATDRGIFYKMQQAVPEKVLLEAPTAGEGATCRSCAHCPWMAMNGLQAIAEGLEQGGEAHEIQVDDALRERALLPLNRMLSFAAELKLNVKGNA; encoded by the coding sequence ATGAGCCTGTTGCCCGATTTCAATGACTTTTATCCCTTTCCGCCCAAGCCGGGCCGTCTCTCCGTTGACGAGAAGCTGCACTACCGCGAGAAGATTAAACGACTGCTAGGCGAACGTAACGCGGTCATGGTGGCGCACTACTATACCGACCCGGAAATCCAGGCGCTGGCCGAAGAAACCGGCGGCTGCGTTGCCGACTCGCTGGAAATGGCGCGTTTCGGCAGCGCGCATCCCGCTTCAACACTGCTGGTCGCCGGCGTACGTTTTATGGGCGAAACGGCAAAAATCCTCAGTCCGGAAAAAACCATTCTGATGCCTACTTTGCAGGCGGAATGCTCGCTGGATCTCGGCTGCCCAATCGATCAATTCAATGCGTTTTGCGATCGGCATCCTGACCGCACCGTAGTGGTTTACGCTAATACCTCGGCGGCGGTCAAGGCGCGCGCTGACTGGGTGGTGACCTCCAGTATTGCGGTTGAGCTGATTGAACATCTCGATAGCCTCGGTGAAAAAATCCTTTGGGCGCCGGACCGCCATCTTGGCCGCTATGTCCAGCAGCAAACCGGGGCTGATGTGCTGTGCTGGCAGGGCGCCTGCATCGTGCATGATGAATTTAAAACCCAGGCGCTGCAGCAGATGAAAGCGCTTTATCCGCAGGCGGCGGTGCTGGTTCACCCGGAGTCGCCGCAGGCGATAGTCGAGTTGGCCGATGCCGTCGGCTCTACCAGCCAGCTGATCCAGGCGGCGAAAACCTTGCCGCACCCGCAGATGATTGTGGCTACCGATCGCGGTATTTTCTATAAGATGCAGCAGGCGGTACCGGAAAAGGTGCTGCTTGAGGCGCCTACCGCTGGCGAGGGCGCTACCTGCCGCAGCTGCGCGCACTGTCCGTGGATGGCAATGAATGGCCTGCAGGCGATTGCTGAAGGGCTGGAACAGGGCGGTGAGGCACATGAAATTCAGGTAGATGACGCGCTGCGCGAGCGGGCGCTGCTGCCGCTTAACCGTATGCTATCTTTTGCTGCGGAACTTAAACTTAACGTTAAGGGTAATGCCTGA
- the pnuC gene encoding nicotinamide riboside transporter PnuC — translation MDFFSTQNILVHIPLGKGGYDLSWIEAIGTLAGLLCIWLASREKIINYLFGLINVTLFAIIFFQIQLYASLLLQLFFFAANLYGWYAWSRQEGNQAALQIRWLPRSKAIGWGTGSLVAIALMTLWIDPVFAFLTELAVMLMQALGLQVTMPELQPDAFPFWDSTMMVLSIVAMILMTRKYVENWLLWVVIDVISVWIFARQGVYAMALEYLILTLIALNGSWLWIKSARQHQTRA, via the coding sequence ATGGACTTTTTTAGCACGCAAAACATTCTGGTTCACATTCCGCTTGGCAAAGGCGGTTACGACTTATCATGGATTGAGGCGATTGGCACCCTGGCGGGCCTGCTCTGTATCTGGCTGGCCAGCCGGGAAAAAATCATTAATTACCTGTTCGGGCTGATTAACGTCACGCTGTTCGCCATTATCTTTTTCCAGATCCAGCTCTACGCCAGCCTGCTGCTGCAGCTGTTTTTCTTTGCCGCCAATCTGTACGGCTGGTACGCCTGGAGCCGCCAGGAGGGGAACCAGGCCGCGCTGCAGATTCGCTGGCTACCTCGCAGCAAAGCGATAGGCTGGGGGACGGGCAGCCTGGTGGCGATCGCTTTGATGACGCTGTGGATCGATCCGGTGTTCGCCTTTCTTACCGAACTGGCTGTGATGCTGATGCAGGCGCTGGGGCTGCAGGTGACCATGCCGGAGCTTCAGCCTGACGCCTTCCCATTCTGGGATTCCACCATGATGGTGTTGTCGATCGTGGCGATGATTTTAATGACGCGAAAATATGTCGAGAACTGGCTGCTATGGGTGGTGATCGATGTGATTAGCGTGTGGATTTTTGCCCGTCAGGGCGTCTATGCGATGGCGCTGGAATACCTGATTTTGACGTTGATTGCGCTGAACGGCAGCTGGCTGTGGATTAAAAGCGCGCGCCAGCATCAGACGCGCGCGTAA
- the zitB gene encoding CDF family zinc transporter ZitB: protein MTHHHSHTEHDGNRSRLLAAFVVTALFMLAEVAGGLLSGSLALLADAGHMLTDTAALLMALLAVQFAQRKPNASHTFGWLRLTTLAAFVNAIALFVITILIVWEAVQRFYQPQPVASGMMLAIAVGGLLANLLSFWLLHRGSGESNMNVRAAALHVLGDLLGSLGAIVAALIIMFTGWTPVDPILSLVVSALVLRSAWTLLKESLHELLEGAPAAIDAEKLKRDLTLNIPEVRNVHHVHLWQVGEKPIVTLHVHVVPPYDHDALLQRIHHYLHQRYQIDHATVQMEYQSCEGDDCGLTLGAPSHAHHHHH from the coding sequence ATGACGCATCATCATTCGCACACGGAACATGACGGCAACCGCTCCCGGTTGCTTGCCGCTTTTGTTGTTACAGCCCTGTTTATGCTGGCGGAAGTGGCGGGCGGCCTGCTCTCCGGCTCGCTGGCGCTGCTGGCCGATGCCGGACATATGCTGACTGATACCGCCGCGCTGTTGATGGCGCTGCTGGCGGTGCAGTTTGCGCAGCGTAAGCCGAACGCCAGCCATACCTTTGGCTGGCTGCGCCTGACCACGCTGGCCGCCTTTGTTAACGCCATCGCGCTGTTTGTGATTACCATCCTGATTGTCTGGGAAGCGGTGCAGCGCTTTTATCAGCCGCAGCCGGTGGCCAGCGGCATGATGCTGGCTATCGCTGTCGGCGGTCTGCTGGCTAATCTGCTCTCTTTCTGGCTGTTGCATCGCGGCAGCGGCGAAAGCAACATGAACGTGCGGGCGGCAGCGCTGCACGTATTGGGCGATCTGCTCGGGTCGTTAGGGGCGATTGTCGCCGCGTTGATTATTATGTTTACCGGCTGGACGCCTGTCGATCCCATTTTATCGCTGGTGGTCTCCGCGCTGGTGCTGCGCAGCGCGTGGACGTTGCTGAAAGAGAGCCTGCATGAATTGCTGGAAGGCGCGCCCGCGGCGATAGATGCGGAAAAGCTGAAGCGCGATTTAACGCTGAACATCCCGGAAGTGCGTAACGTTCACCATGTTCATCTTTGGCAGGTCGGCGAAAAGCCGATTGTAACGCTACATGTTCATGTGGTGCCGCCGTACGATCATGATGCGCTGCTGCAGCGTATCCACCATTATCTGCACCAGCGCTATCAAATCGATCACGCGACGGTGCAGATGGAATATCAATCCTGCGAAGGGGACGACTGCGGCCTGACGCTGGGCGCGCCGTCGCACGCCCATCATCACCATCACTGA
- a CDS encoding ATP-binding protein, translating into MESTAIARLLLLLLLLLLSAPAAAAWRPVSSMPLPQELMIPGGEMLSWQGKTLRVGVLQASSAPWNMFVGKDLYGINADYLVALGNLTGARFTISSYPTNSALLNALRQGKEDLAFGIPRQAIADDLYATRPWFSTPLRIYRSRQNHRPVMFNSQEARIAVSASTLQQVNPDFAHRHRWETYSSDLQALYTLFNRQNDYVVADETSAGFLLSQLQQGQIYQIASTLDPGELSLYAVTPQAALRDALNQAIRQLPVEVINGIQGRWSMQLPRYSDTNTLHLTALEKTWLQQHPQIVYSALTDNYPWSYRSASGEARGYSIDLLNAIGQSTGLRFTPLWVNNPQQARERVAAGQAQIELVQPLTGSNEMESSTLPVWRALWGVYVGTISPAVTRWQDLQGKRVGIRRGDLAQQLLPAGLTVQPFDDGPALYNALANGQLDAVVDNVLSARWLIQSRYGEAVRFAFAASDVAWPIAMGVSSQQPLLRAILDKGLQQIPSDTQQRMREAWSNENQPAGAESGVMRPLIQVLLIAALAAIVLLLALLARRWRQQRQEARQRLQLEQEREAAEQANRMKSQFLASVSHELRTPMQAILGLLELELAHQPQASGLALIHSSATSLMTLLNDLQDHARIENNTFSLQPAPLDLQQWLDDLARFWLPLMRRDGPRFSVKALSSLPRRVLIDGGRLQQIATNLISNAVKFTADGTISLTLNATEQQLTLCVIDSGSGIPADEQARLFEPWYQTPSGRARSVQGSGLGLSICREIARRMGGDIVLRSQPGAGTQVTVTLPLTLSAQAPLVTASDAARPNLQHLKVAVVDDHPTNLLVIQQQLNWLGADVQVFAEGRALLRVAETTRFDVILLDYNMPRPNGPTVARILRRRERRAVTRTRLIYCSADAQLRQQPEAWRTADEVMLKPVSLNALRTALTHQAHQPSSGTPDELERQLWQLANQDATYLPRIIATLRQTLQEDSDAIQQALDQQAWTQLEKHAHRMKGSWLLLGIDEGERLCQRLGAQAQARQDCRETSHLLLLLTRDLLSRLETYDASSFAHGT; encoded by the coding sequence ATGGAAAGCACAGCAATAGCCCGTCTGCTGCTGTTGCTGCTGTTGCTGCTGCTGAGCGCGCCGGCCGCCGCCGCCTGGCGCCCGGTAAGCAGCATGCCGCTGCCGCAGGAACTGATGATACCCGGCGGCGAAATGCTTTCCTGGCAGGGAAAAACGCTGCGCGTCGGCGTGCTGCAAGCCAGTAGCGCGCCGTGGAACATGTTTGTCGGCAAAGATCTCTACGGCATTAACGCCGACTATCTGGTGGCGCTCGGCAACTTGACCGGCGCGCGCTTCACTATTAGCAGTTATCCCACTAATAGCGCGCTGCTGAATGCGCTGCGCCAGGGCAAAGAAGATCTTGCTTTTGGCATCCCGCGTCAGGCAATCGCCGACGATCTTTACGCTACGCGCCCGTGGTTTAGTACGCCGCTGCGCATCTACCGCAGCCGCCAGAATCATCGCCCGGTAATGTTTAATTCTCAGGAGGCGCGTATTGCGGTCAGCGCCAGCACGCTGCAACAGGTCAACCCCGACTTTGCGCATCGTCACCGCTGGGAAACCTACAGCAGCGATTTACAGGCGCTTTATACCCTGTTCAATCGGCAAAACGATTATGTGGTGGCGGATGAAACCAGCGCCGGCTTTCTGCTCAGCCAGCTGCAGCAGGGCCAGATTTATCAGATCGCTTCTACGCTCGATCCCGGCGAGCTGAGCCTGTATGCCGTGACGCCGCAGGCCGCGCTGCGCGACGCCCTGAATCAGGCAATTCGTCAGCTGCCGGTCGAGGTCATCAACGGTATTCAGGGGCGCTGGAGTATGCAGCTGCCGCGCTATTCCGATACCAATACGCTGCATCTTACCGCGCTGGAAAAAACCTGGCTGCAGCAGCATCCGCAGATAGTTTACAGCGCGTTAACGGATAACTATCCCTGGAGTTATCGCAGCGCCAGCGGCGAAGCGCGCGGTTACAGCATCGATCTGCTGAATGCGATTGGGCAGAGTACCGGCCTGCGCTTCACTCCGCTGTGGGTTAATAATCCGCAGCAGGCGCGGGAACGTGTCGCCGCCGGGCAGGCGCAAATTGAGCTGGTGCAGCCGCTGACCGGCAGTAATGAGATGGAAAGCAGTACCCTGCCGGTATGGCGTGCGCTCTGGGGCGTCTACGTGGGGACGATCTCCCCTGCCGTGACCCGCTGGCAGGATTTACAGGGCAAACGCGTAGGGATCCGGCGCGGCGATTTAGCGCAGCAGCTGCTTCCTGCCGGGCTGACGGTGCAGCCCTTTGATGATGGTCCTGCGCTGTATAACGCGCTGGCTAATGGGCAACTGGATGCGGTGGTGGATAATGTGCTCTCGGCACGCTGGCTGATCCAGAGCCGCTATGGCGAGGCGGTGCGCTTCGCCTTTGCCGCCAGCGATGTCGCCTGGCCGATCGCCATGGGCGTCAGCAGCCAGCAGCCGCTGCTGCGCGCTATTCTCGATAAAGGCTTACAGCAGATCCCATCCGATACCCAGCAGCGTATGCGCGAAGCCTGGAGCAATGAAAATCAGCCCGCCGGCGCGGAAAGCGGCGTTATGCGCCCGCTTATCCAGGTACTGCTGATAGCCGCCCTGGCGGCGATTGTTCTGTTGCTGGCGCTGCTGGCACGCCGCTGGCGGCAACAGCGTCAGGAGGCGCGCCAGCGTTTACAGCTTGAGCAAGAGCGCGAGGCGGCAGAGCAGGCTAACCGCATGAAGAGCCAGTTTCTTGCCAGCGTCAGTCATGAGTTGCGTACGCCAATGCAGGCGATCCTCGGCCTGCTGGAACTGGAACTGGCCCACCAGCCGCAGGCGAGCGGCCTGGCACTGATTCACAGCAGCGCTACCTCGCTGATGACGTTGCTAAACGATCTACAGGATCATGCGCGCATTGAAAATAACACCTTCAGTTTGCAGCCCGCGCCGTTGGATCTGCAGCAGTGGCTGGACGATCTGGCGCGCTTTTGGTTGCCGCTGATGCGTCGCGACGGCCCTCGCTTTAGCGTAAAAGCGCTATCTTCCCTGCCCCGGCGCGTTCTGATTGATGGCGGGCGCCTGCAACAGATCGCCACTAATTTGATCAGCAATGCGGTGAAGTTTACCGCTGACGGCACCATCAGCCTGACGCTGAATGCCACGGAGCAGCAGCTTACGCTATGCGTTATCGACAGCGGCAGTGGCATCCCCGCCGATGAACAAGCGCGGCTGTTTGAACCCTGGTATCAGACGCCGTCGGGCCGGGCTCGCTCGGTTCAGGGAAGCGGCCTGGGCCTGTCGATTTGCCGTGAAATTGCGCGGCGCATGGGCGGCGATATCGTTCTGCGCTCGCAGCCCGGCGCAGGCACTCAGGTTACCGTGACGCTGCCGCTAACCTTAAGCGCGCAGGCGCCGCTGGTGACGGCATCGGACGCTGCGCGTCCGAATCTGCAGCATCTGAAGGTGGCGGTTGTCGACGATCATCCCACCAATCTGCTGGTTATCCAGCAGCAGCTCAACTGGCTGGGGGCGGATGTGCAGGTATTCGCTGAAGGGCGTGCGCTGCTGCGTGTCGCAGAGACCACCCGTTTCGATGTTATTTTGCTTGATTACAATATGCCGCGACCCAACGGCCCAACGGTGGCGCGCATTTTACGGCGGCGTGAACGCCGGGCGGTCACGCGTACGCGCCTGATTTACTGCAGCGCCGATGCGCAGCTGCGACAACAGCCTGAAGCCTGGCGCACGGCGGATGAGGTAATGCTGAAACCGGTTAGCCTGAATGCGCTACGCACGGCGTTGACTCATCAGGCCCATCAGCCGTCCAGCGGTACGCCGGACGAGCTGGAGCGGCAGCTCTGGCAGTTAGCCAATCAGGACGCGACGTATCTACCACGGATTATCGCCACGCTGCGCCAGACGCTACAGGAAGACAGTGACGCTATTCAGCAGGCGCTCGATCAGCAGGCGTGGACGCAGCTGGAAAAGCACGCGCATCGTATGAAGGGCAGCTGGCTGCTGTTAGGTATTGATGAAGGCGAGCGACTTTGCCAGCGGCTGGGCGCGCAGGCGCAGGCGCGGCAGGACTGCAGGGAAACAAGCCATTTACTGTTATTATTAACCAGAGATTTATTATCCAGACTGGAAACCTATGACGCATCATCATTCGCACACGGAACATGA
- a CDS encoding response regulator: protein MAHLLLIDDHPLVQVALEAALATAPIGLTLTAVDNENAAFQALQQRLPQLVILDISLPDSNGLEMLKLLKRRFPALPVLIYSAQTERLYMQMAQTAGAAGYIVKSQSMPQLLSAILAVLGGKQVFAADIADAGALPLTVKEQQVLSLLAQGFSNLQIAQQLHISNKTVSTHKKNILEKTGAHSVLDLAALWKAQQ, encoded by the coding sequence ATGGCGCATCTGTTACTTATTGACGATCATCCGCTGGTGCAGGTTGCGCTGGAGGCCGCTTTAGCGACGGCGCCGATCGGCTTAACCCTGACGGCGGTAGATAATGAAAACGCCGCGTTTCAGGCTTTGCAGCAGCGCCTGCCGCAGCTGGTCATCCTTGATATCAGCTTGCCTGACAGCAACGGGCTGGAGATGCTCAAGCTGCTCAAGCGTCGCTTCCCTGCCCTGCCGGTGCTGATCTATTCCGCGCAAACCGAGCGCCTTTATATGCAGATGGCGCAGACGGCCGGAGCGGCCGGCTATATTGTAAAAAGTCAGAGTATGCCGCAGCTGCTGAGCGCGATTCTTGCAGTGCTGGGCGGTAAGCAGGTATTCGCTGCCGATATTGCCGACGCGGGGGCATTGCCGCTGACTGTAAAAGAGCAGCAGGTGCTTTCGCTGCTGGCGCAGGGCTTTTCTAATCTGCAAATTGCCCAACAGCTGCATATCAGTAATAAAACCGTCAGCACCCATAAAAAAAATATTCTGGAGAAAACCGGAGCGCATTCCGTGCTGGACCTTGCCGCCTTATGGAAAGCACAGCAATAG
- a CDS encoding YbgS-like family protein — protein sequence MNKFAIAILTAAMTLGSGAALAAQGGNNGTANQAADAGAVAPGAKENLPPNNVDNSQINNSGINSNTSSTPTAGSNGMSADEMDQNAQCKDGKCPNVNEKVQTQQGGGDVDRKTDGTTQ from the coding sequence ATGAATAAGTTTGCCATTGCAATTCTGACAGCAGCAATGACCCTTGGCAGCGGCGCCGCACTAGCCGCGCAGGGCGGCAACAACGGCACCGCAAACCAGGCAGCGGATGCGGGCGCGGTAGCTCCAGGCGCTAAAGAGAACTTGCCACCAAATAATGTTGATAATAGCCAGATCAATAACTCCGGCATCAACTCTAATACCAGCAGCACGCCAACCGCGGGCAGCAACGGCATGAGCGCCGATGAAATGGATCAAAACGCGCAGTGTAAAGACGGTAAATGCCCTAACGTCAACGAAAAAGTTCAGACGCAGCAGGGCGGCGGTGATGTCGATCGTAAAACCGATGGCACTACGCAATAA